The genomic interval GTTCGGGCTCATAAATGAAAATGGAATAAGGAAAGCCTATGGTGCAGGATTGATGAGTTCAGGAGGCGAAATCGAGTTCGCAATGAGTCCAAAACCGGAGGTGCTTCCCTTTCGTATAGAAGAAGTCATCGCTCGCCCATTTGACAGTATGAGCATCCAGGAATTGTATTTTGAGATTACCGACTTCGAGGACCTACACAAGGCCCTAGACGATTGGGAGAAAACCGTGGATTAGGCGCCCTTCCGGCGGTTCCACTCTCTTGAGAGGAGTGTTAGCTCGCGGCCGGCTTGACCTTCGACGGAGGTGTTCTCTTCGGCTCGTCGGAACAGGTAAGGCATCACAAACCGAACTGGACCAAAGGGCAAGTATTTGACCACATTGTATCCTCGATCAGCAAGGTTAAAACTGATGTGATCACTCATCCCATAGAGCTGAGAAAAGTAAACCTTAGGGTCCGTTTTTTCTATGCTCAACTCATCCATCAAGTCCACCCCGAGTTGGCAACTCTGTTCGTTGTGGGTCCCAGCCACGATGGCCATTTGATCGAGTCGCTCCAAAATGAATCGAAATGCGGCGTTGAAGTCACGATCGGTATCTGCCTTGGTCTTCTGGATGGGGTCCGTGTAATTCAACTCTCGAGCACGATCGCGCTCTTTCTCCATATACGCTCCACGCACGATTTTGATACCTACATGAAAATTGTTGGCCACTCCGTCTTCATACAAGCGCTTGAGGTAGTCCAAACGGTCGTGGCGGTACATCTGCATGGTGTTGTACACTATCGCCCGCTCACGATTAAATTTCAGCATCAAATCACGCACCAATTCGTCAGCCGCAGATTGAATCCAGCTCTCCTCCGCGTCAATCAGTAGTGGGACATTCATTTCCGCTGATTTAGCGGCCACAGCTTCAACACGCTTTCGCGCTCGATCCCATTCGGCCTGTTCGTCTGCGGTCAAGGCATCTCCCTTCTGGACTTTCTCCAGCAGCGCAAATCGAATCAACCCACTGGGCTTGAAAACCGTAAAGGGGATTCCAGGGACGGACTTAGCGTGATCGATAATATCCAAGGCCACTTGCTGCGTCGCGTCCAACACTTCACGTGTCACGTCGCCTTCAACGGAGTAATCTAATATAACCTCAACACCGAGCTTTCGAAGTTGTCCCAAAGTCTGCTCGCACTCCTCCATGGTTTCTCCTCCACAGAAGTGATCAAAGACCGTTGCTCGAATCAATGGTTTGATGGGCAATCTCAGAAAAAGGGCCAGCCGAGTCAAGGCCTTACCTACCTCGACCAACCAGGGATAGTTCAGCATGCGAAACAGGTAATAGGCCCGGCGCAATTCTCGATTGGTTTTGGCGCGAAAGGCTACACTTGTATCGTCGAAAAGGATTTTCTCAGCCAAGAGCGTTTTCTTTGGGTTAAGCCTCTATAGAAGCGTGGACAAATATAAGTTTGTTCACCCATTCCGCCCTATATTTACCGCCTTCAAGCGCAAGCCCATGGCCAGGTCCCTTTTCGAAACTCGTGAATATCCCATTTACTTCGGTGAATTGGGTCTTCGTGCATTGGATGAATCCTTACGGAACCAGGACTATAGCTCGATTTTTATTCTCGTCGATGAACAAACCTTAGAGCTTTGTTGGCCCATTCTCCACCATCACCTTTCCTCTATTGGAGAAGCTCAGATGATTCGGATTCCCACCGGTGAGGAACACAAGGATTTGGATACCTGCAGCAGCATTTGGCAACAGCTACACACTCAGGGCGCTGACCGACAATCTCTGCTCATCAACCTCGGAGGAGGTGTTATCACAGACATGGGTGGTTTTGCAGCAGCCACCTTCAAGAGGGGAATTGACTTCATTCATATTCCCACGACTTTATTGTCGCAGGTCGATGCTTCTGTGGGCGGTAAACTCGGTGTAGATTTCCAAGGCTCCAAGAATCAAATTGGCGTTTTTGCTCACCCAAAGGCCGTGCTCATTTTCCCAGAATTTCTCAAAACCCTTAGCAAAAGACAGTATCTATCTGGCTTTGCCGAGGTAA from Cryomorphaceae bacterium carries:
- a CDS encoding proline dehydrogenase family protein, whose amino-acid sequence is MLNYPWLVEVGKALTRLALFLRLPIKPLIRATVFDHFCGGETMEECEQTLGQLRKLGVEVILDYSVEGDVTREVLDATQQVALDIIDHAKSVPGIPFTVFKPSGLIRFALLEKVQKGDALTADEQAEWDRARKRVEAVAAKSAEMNVPLLIDAEESWIQSAADELVRDLMLKFNRERAIVYNTMQMYRHDRLDYLKRLYEDGVANNFHVGIKIVRGAYMEKERDRARELNYTDPIQKTKADTDRDFNAAFRFILERLDQMAIVAGTHNEQSCQLGVDLMDELSIEKTDPKVYFSQLYGMSDHISFNLADRGYNVVKYLPFGPVRFVMPYLFRRAEENTSVEGQAGRELTLLSREWNRRKGA